In a single window of the Candidatus Cybelea sp. genome:
- the nusA gene encoding transcription termination factor NusA: protein MATIDHTGTEDKLIDVLQFIARERNISFEMLLEALEAALLTAYKRHFGSESNAIVIVDRQSGAYRVYHRRNVVEEVEDPKLEISAKRAGSPYQVGDFYDEEVTPKDFGRIAAQTAKQVIVQRIREAERDTVYNKYVRKLNDLVTGTVQRYEQRNMYVTLEGRDEAVMYLDEQVPGEAYRINDFIRAYVLDVKKSPKGPQVILSRAAEGLVQRLLELEVPEIADGTVEIMAIARDPGGRSKVAVKSNRPEVDPIGACLGPKSSRIANVTDNLRGEKVDIIRYDPTPATFIMNALAPAKVIGVELFEDDSVALVIVPDYQLSLAIGRDGQNVRLAARLTGWRLDIASETESPALRERYLAERAERVSSGTAPEAVEAGAGPAEGEEIDAELIRRLEEFRRERLGDGEA, encoded by the coding sequence ATGGCTACGATAGACCACACCGGAACTGAAGATAAACTCATCGACGTCCTGCAGTTCATCGCGCGGGAACGCAACATCTCGTTTGAGATGCTGCTCGAGGCGCTGGAAGCAGCGTTGCTGACGGCGTACAAGCGTCACTTTGGCAGCGAGTCGAACGCGATCGTGATCGTCGACCGGCAGAGCGGCGCGTATCGCGTCTATCATCGCCGCAACGTCGTCGAGGAAGTCGAAGATCCCAAGCTCGAGATTTCGGCGAAGCGGGCCGGCAGTCCGTACCAGGTCGGCGACTTCTACGACGAGGAAGTGACGCCGAAAGACTTCGGCCGGATCGCGGCCCAGACGGCAAAGCAAGTGATCGTCCAGCGCATTCGTGAAGCAGAACGCGACACGGTCTACAACAAATACGTCCGCAAGCTCAACGATCTCGTGACCGGAACGGTACAGCGCTACGAGCAGCGCAACATGTATGTGACGCTCGAGGGACGCGATGAGGCGGTCATGTACCTCGACGAGCAAGTTCCCGGCGAAGCCTATCGCATCAACGATTTCATCCGGGCGTACGTTCTCGACGTCAAGAAGTCGCCGAAGGGACCGCAAGTGATCCTCTCGCGTGCGGCAGAGGGACTCGTGCAGCGGCTGCTCGAGTTGGAAGTTCCGGAAATTGCCGACGGGACCGTGGAGATCATGGCCATCGCGCGCGACCCCGGCGGCCGCTCGAAGGTGGCGGTGAAGAGCAATCGGCCCGAAGTCGATCCGATCGGCGCGTGCCTCGGTCCGAAGTCGAGCCGGATTGCCAACGTCACCGACAATCTGCGGGGGGAGAAGGTCGACATCATCCGCTACGATCCAACGCCGGCGACCTTTATCATGAACGCATTAGCACCCGCAAAGGTGATCGGCGTAGAGCTTTTCGAGGACGACAGCGTCGCGCTGGTCATCGTTCCCGATTATCAGCTCTCGCTCGCCATCGGGCGCGACGGACAGAACGTGCGCCTTGCCGCGCGGCTGACCGGCTGGCGCCTGGATATCGCGAGCGAAACTGAGTCGCCTGCGCTTCGCGAGCGGTACCTCGCAGAGCGAGCCGAGCGTGTTTCGTCAGGCACCGCCCCCGAGGCCGTCGAGGCCGGCGCGGGACCGGCAGAGGGTGAAGAGATCGACGCCGAGCTCATTCGCCGGCTCGAGGAGTTCCGCCGTGAGCGGCTCGGGGACGGCGAAGCATAA
- the pyk gene encoding pyruvate kinase yields the protein MEPIIKKRTKIVATVGPASQDPATLRSLFLSGANVLRLNFSHGKPQEHAAVIRSAREISAELGIHTAVLQDLPGPKVRTGPLADGLSSVRLERGDRFIITAESVAGSRERVGTTYQDLPADVEIGKHLYLQDGQILLLITGKSADDIETTVEVGGDLRPSQGISYCEGSLNITSVTPRDFEYLAFGLDHGVDYVAISFVRSASDVESVKHFIAQRGQRVPVIAKIEKHEALAELDSIIESADGIMVARGDLGTEVPIETVPIIQKEIIAKCNRASKPVVTATQMLESMMAAPRPTRAEATDVANAILDGTDAVMLSGETAIGAYPIHAVRMMAQIAREVERHYPHAALRDRRLENFAPTVASSIAEAATRASAELKIPYIVTGTTTGNTAHHIAAFRPQAHIVALTPEPRVARRLALLWGTEAIMIDSYASIEVLLYMTERQMLKAGLVRQGEQIAFTTGMPVGSGGTNVLKIHQIP from the coding sequence ATGGAACCGATCATTAAAAAACGTACGAAGATCGTCGCGACTGTCGGACCGGCGTCGCAGGACCCCGCGACGCTCCGCTCACTCTTTCTTAGCGGCGCGAACGTCCTTCGTTTGAACTTCTCGCACGGAAAACCGCAAGAGCACGCCGCGGTTATCCGTTCCGCGCGGGAGATTTCGGCCGAACTGGGCATCCACACGGCCGTTCTTCAGGATTTGCCCGGGCCGAAGGTGCGCACGGGTCCGCTCGCCGACGGCTTGTCGTCGGTTCGGCTCGAGCGCGGCGACCGCTTCATCATCACCGCCGAATCCGTAGCCGGATCGCGCGAGCGGGTCGGCACGACCTATCAGGATTTACCCGCCGACGTCGAGATCGGCAAGCATCTCTATCTGCAAGACGGTCAGATTCTACTTCTCATCACCGGTAAGAGCGCCGACGACATCGAGACGACCGTCGAAGTCGGCGGCGATCTTCGTCCCTCGCAGGGCATCAGCTACTGCGAAGGTTCGCTCAATATCACGTCGGTGACGCCGCGCGACTTCGAGTATCTCGCCTTTGGACTGGATCACGGCGTCGACTATGTCGCGATCTCGTTCGTGAGATCGGCGTCGGATGTCGAAAGCGTCAAGCACTTCATCGCGCAGCGCGGCCAACGCGTGCCCGTAATTGCCAAGATCGAAAAGCACGAGGCGCTCGCCGAGCTCGACAGCATCATCGAAAGCGCGGACGGTATCATGGTCGCGCGCGGCGATCTCGGAACCGAAGTGCCGATCGAAACAGTGCCGATCATTCAGAAAGAGATCATCGCAAAGTGCAATCGCGCGAGCAAGCCGGTCGTCACGGCGACGCAGATGCTCGAATCGATGATGGCGGCACCGCGTCCCACCCGCGCGGAGGCGACCGACGTCGCCAATGCCATTCTCGACGGTACCGACGCCGTGATGCTCTCGGGCGAAACGGCGATTGGCGCCTACCCGATCCACGCAGTCCGCATGATGGCGCAAATCGCCCGCGAAGTCGAGCGCCACTATCCGCACGCGGCGCTGCGCGATCGCCGGCTGGAGAACTTCGCGCCGACGGTTGCCTCGTCGATCGCTGAAGCCGCGACTCGCGCCAGCGCCGAGCTGAAGATTCCCTACATCGTCACCGGTACCACGACCGGAAATACCGCCCACCACATAGCGGCTTTTCGACCGCAGGCGCACATCGTCGCGCTCACTCCCGAACCGCGCGTCGCGCGGCGCCTGGCGCTGCTGTGGGGCACCGAGGCAATCATGATCGACTCGTACGCGTCGATCGAGGTCTTGCTCTATATGACCGAGCGCCAGATGCTCAAAGCCGGCCTCGTTCGCCAGGGCGAGCAAATCGCGTTCACCACCGGCATGCCCGTCGGCTCGGGTGGTACCAACGTGCTCAAGATCCACCAGATTCCTTAG
- the recN gene encoding DNA repair protein RecN: MLRRLEIENYGLIARAGVEFSPGATIFTGETGSGKTMLLGALDFALGARAGADIVGRAARKAGVTIAFDPGSALRARLEADGFELDAGEEGSIAREMTDAGRSSVRVNGRAATAGYVRELAEAIAEIVGQHEAQHLVSPAYHLELLDRFAGEEARKLREATADAYRLYDEAGRSLERLTRDDADARVRYDEALFIVREVEEARIDGAELERIAGRRAYLDNVERIATALSAAANALSQEEPGATNALGAAAAALASVAKFGDELRAMAQRAAALQSEAGELAADVARALEATEFDPSELETINARLALLQRLARLYGGNLDEVIARARAARRTIEEFENRDELLERARSEMAGASRELERLAAALRKVRQKAANELVKRVLGELGEIALGSARFDIGLQPAERIGPAGGDRVEFLFAANAGEAPRPIARVASGGELSRVLLALVVAQAERSPAALIFDEIDAGIGGATAAAVGERIGQLARRGQVVCVTHLAQIATFANRHYVLDKLERKGETTIGVRELAGTKQREAEVARMLSGETHETALRHARALLVRSRNAAKESGGS, from the coding sequence ATGCTGCGGCGCCTCGAGATCGAGAACTACGGATTGATCGCACGAGCCGGTGTCGAGTTTTCGCCCGGCGCGACGATCTTCACCGGCGAGACCGGCTCAGGCAAGACGATGCTGCTGGGCGCCCTGGATTTCGCGCTCGGCGCGCGGGCAGGGGCCGATATCGTCGGACGCGCGGCGCGCAAGGCCGGCGTGACGATCGCCTTCGATCCCGGGAGTGCGCTGCGCGCGCGCCTGGAAGCCGACGGCTTCGAACTCGACGCTGGGGAAGAGGGCAGCATCGCGCGCGAGATGACCGATGCCGGGCGATCGAGCGTGCGCGTCAACGGGCGCGCCGCGACCGCCGGCTACGTCCGTGAGCTGGCCGAGGCGATCGCCGAAATCGTCGGGCAGCACGAAGCGCAGCACCTCGTCTCTCCCGCGTATCACTTAGAGCTTCTCGACCGGTTCGCCGGCGAGGAGGCGCGCAAGCTGCGCGAGGCGACCGCAGACGCCTACCGGCTCTACGATGAAGCGGGGCGATCGCTCGAACGTCTGACGCGCGACGACGCTGACGCGCGCGTACGCTACGACGAAGCCTTGTTCATCGTCCGCGAGGTCGAAGAGGCGCGCATCGATGGCGCCGAACTCGAGCGGATCGCAGGGCGGCGCGCCTATCTCGACAACGTCGAGCGCATCGCGACGGCGCTGAGCGCGGCTGCCAATGCGCTGTCGCAGGAGGAGCCGGGGGCGACCAACGCGCTCGGTGCCGCCGCAGCAGCGCTGGCGAGCGTCGCGAAGTTCGGCGACGAGCTTCGGGCAATGGCGCAGCGTGCTGCGGCACTGCAGAGCGAGGCCGGCGAGCTTGCTGCCGACGTCGCGCGCGCACTCGAAGCCACCGAGTTCGATCCCAGCGAGCTCGAGACGATCAACGCGCGGCTCGCGCTGCTGCAGCGGCTCGCGCGGCTTTATGGGGGAAATCTCGACGAGGTTATCGCGCGAGCGCGAGCTGCACGCCGGACGATCGAGGAGTTCGAAAACCGTGACGAGCTGCTGGAGCGCGCGCGCAGCGAAATGGCCGGCGCGTCGCGTGAGCTCGAGCGTCTCGCGGCCGCCCTGCGCAAGGTGCGGCAGAAGGCCGCGAACGAACTCGTGAAACGCGTGCTCGGGGAGCTAGGTGAAATTGCGCTCGGATCGGCACGCTTCGATATCGGCTTGCAGCCTGCGGAGAGAATCGGCCCGGCGGGAGGCGATCGCGTCGAGTTTCTCTTTGCCGCCAACGCCGGCGAGGCGCCGAGGCCGATCGCCCGCGTTGCTTCCGGGGGCGAACTCTCGCGCGTTCTGCTTGCGCTCGTCGTCGCGCAGGCGGAGCGTTCGCCGGCAGCGCTGATCTTCGACGAAATCGATGCCGGTATCGGCGGCGCGACGGCGGCGGCCGTCGGCGAACGCATCGGTCAGCTTGCGCGGCGTGGCCAGGTCGTCTGCGTAACCCATCTGGCGCAGATCGCCACCTTCGCGAACCGCCACTACGTTCTCGACAAGCTGGAGCGCAAAGGAGAGACGACGATCGGGGTGCGCGAGCTCGCAGGGACCAAGCAGCGAGAGGCGGAGGTCGCGCGAATGCTCTCCGGCGAGACGCACGAAACTGCGCTGCGGCACGCCCGCGCGCTCCTCGTGCGCAGCCGCAACGCCGCTAAGGAATCTGGTGGATCTTGA
- a CDS encoding NAD(+)/NADH kinase: MTILAIERKVIALFVDREREHARSIANRVAEDFRAAGFDVVDGAQDQSAALLITIGGDGTLLRAARLAVQHDLPLLGVNTGRLGFLTEFDEDDPRLGDLPALVERGLFTDERTALEAEYDDRRYFALNDVVVRKGEVSRIVPFGLSVDNGATTRIAADGICVATPTGSTAYFLSAGGSLIAPTVDAFGVVPLLPHTLFSRPLIVPTRSKIEITSGQESAHAHLECDGEVLSEVEPSASVFIRCHPKRVRFARTAPLHFLERLETKMLWGVSFKDPRR, from the coding sequence TCGCGCTCTTCGTCGACCGGGAGCGCGAGCACGCCCGCTCGATCGCGAACCGAGTAGCGGAAGATTTTCGAGCAGCTGGATTCGACGTGGTGGACGGCGCGCAGGACCAAAGCGCGGCGCTGCTGATCACGATCGGCGGCGACGGAACGCTGCTGCGTGCCGCGCGGTTAGCCGTCCAGCACGATCTGCCGTTATTGGGCGTCAATACCGGACGGTTGGGGTTTCTCACCGAGTTCGACGAAGACGATCCTCGACTCGGCGATCTGCCGGCGCTCGTGGAGCGGGGACTCTTCACCGACGAACGCACCGCGCTGGAGGCAGAGTACGACGACCGCCGTTATTTCGCGCTCAACGACGTCGTCGTGCGAAAGGGCGAAGTGTCGCGCATCGTCCCTTTTGGCCTGAGCGTCGACAACGGCGCCACGACTCGCATCGCTGCCGACGGAATCTGCGTCGCCACGCCCACCGGCTCGACGGCGTACTTTCTCTCCGCAGGCGGCTCGCTGATCGCTCCGACCGTCGACGCGTTTGGCGTCGTTCCGCTGTTGCCGCATACGCTGTTCTCGCGGCCGCTGATCGTCCCGACGCGGTCGAAGATCGAGATTACCTCGGGTCAGGAGAGTGCGCACGCCCATCTCGAGTGTGACGGTGAGGTGCTCAGCGAGGTCGAGCCGAGCGCCAGCGTCTTCATCCGATGCCATCCCAAGCGGGTTCGTTTCGCACGGACGGCCCCGCTGCATTTCCTCGAGCGGCTGGAAACCAAGATGCTCTGGGGTGTTTCGTTCAAAGATCCACGGCGGTAA